The Methylotenera sp. G11 genome includes a window with the following:
- a CDS encoding lytic transglycosylase domain-containing protein, producing MDINALALECAPMVAPQTLAAIVKTESNFNSLAININKGYRLERQPKNKDEAVVTAKWLIANNYNIDMGLGQVNSVNLAKTRLSIDDAFDPCKNLAAAATILKWNYESASRRAPDNQSALHAAISAYNTGSFTRGFSNGYVQKVVSNASVAGVKSNTPAVSVLIKPIKLVNISKTPIAIKPASTVVEKESITTKPVEAGSQPESKSELAVYRNDELAQNIMVYR from the coding sequence ATGGATATTAATGCGCTGGCATTAGAGTGTGCGCCTATGGTTGCACCACAAACCCTGGCCGCCATAGTCAAAACCGAATCCAATTTCAATTCTTTGGCTATCAATATTAATAAGGGTTACCGTTTGGAGCGCCAGCCTAAAAATAAAGATGAAGCAGTGGTTACCGCCAAATGGTTAATTGCCAATAACTACAACATCGATATGGGGCTGGGGCAGGTGAATTCTGTGAATCTTGCCAAAACCAGATTAAGTATTGATGACGCATTTGACCCATGCAAGAACCTTGCTGCTGCGGCCACGATATTGAAGTGGAATTATGAGTCTGCGAGCAGACGCGCACCAGATAACCAGTCGGCACTGCACGCTGCAATATCGGCCTACAACACAGGCTCTTTTACCCGGGGATTTTCAAATGGCTATGTGCAGAAAGTCGTCAGTAACGCTTCAGTTGCAGGTGTGAAAAGTAATACACCTGCTGTGAGTGTGCTCATAAAACCCATCAAGCTGGTGAATATATCCAAAACACCAATAGCGATTAAACCGGCCAGTACTGTAGTTGAAAAAGAATCCATAACAACCAAACCTGTAGAGGCAGGAAGCCAGCCTGAAAGTAAAAGTGAGTTAGCTGTATATCGTAATGACGAGCTTGCACAAAACATCATGGTTTACCGTTGA
- a CDS encoding TraX family protein, translating to MRNRNQHLHTQKLEFSNGSLEALKWLALLLMTADHINHFLLHFQFPLMYATGRLAMPIFGFVLAFNLTRANALQSGIIIRTMKRLLLFGLLATPFYGLLYRWVPVNIMFMLFLVTYLIYILESNQKYKWFIFIFVFLIIGIFVEYLWFGIAYCLAAWWFCKSPGLLRMLVWIASTALLAVVNMNYWACAAIPLILLASRIRFNFPRLRYVFYAYYPIHLALLLYIHRNFL from the coding sequence ATGAGAAACCGCAATCAACATTTACACACACAAAAACTTGAGTTTTCAAATGGCAGCCTGGAAGCCCTGAAGTGGCTGGCGTTGCTGTTGATGACAGCCGACCACATCAATCACTTCCTGCTTCATTTTCAATTCCCCTTGATGTACGCCACCGGAAGGCTGGCAATGCCTATATTCGGCTTTGTGCTGGCTTTTAATTTAACGAGAGCCAATGCCTTACAATCCGGAATCATCATCAGAACCATGAAACGCCTGCTGCTCTTTGGCTTATTGGCTACCCCGTTTTACGGGCTGCTTTACAGATGGGTGCCGGTCAATATCATGTTTATGCTATTCCTGGTGACATACCTGATTTATATTCTGGAAAGCAATCAAAAATACAAATGGTTCATCTTTATATTCGTGTTTTTGATCATTGGGATTTTTGTCGAATACCTCTGGTTTGGCATTGCTTACTGCCTGGCGGCCTGGTGGTTCTGCAAGTCGCCTGGATTATTGAGAATGCTGGTTTGGATAGCAAGCACGGCATTGCTTGCGGTAGTTAATATGAATTATTGGGCGTGTGCGGCGATTCCTTTGATCTTACTTGCTTCACGGATACGCTTTAATTTTCCGCGTCTGCGTTATGTTTTTTATGCCTACTATCCAATACACCTGGCGCTGCTGCTTTATATTCATAGAAACTTTTTGTAA
- a CDS encoding TrbC/VirB2 family protein, whose translation MRITNLIKNTKQAFSVQPSNAKPMSAIDREQKNKQLVKFVLTSAAVCLIAFEPTIAAATTGTGTGTGGVTTGLEGAANNILGLFTGALGKAVATIAVVVMGLMAMFGKLEWERAFKLILGIAIVFGASAFIKLIAGSSATISGI comes from the coding sequence ATGCGTATCACAAATTTGATTAAAAACACAAAACAGGCTTTCAGTGTTCAGCCAAGTAATGCAAAACCGATGAGCGCTATTGACCGTGAGCAGAAAAATAAGCAACTAGTTAAGTTTGTGCTGACTAGTGCTGCAGTGTGTTTGATTGCGTTTGAGCCTACTATTGCAGCGGCAACTACTGGAACTGGTACTGGTACTGGTGGTGTTACTACTGGCTTAGAAGGTGCCGCAAACAATATTCTGGGTTTGTTCACCGGAGCCTTAGGGAAAGCTGTGGCAACAATAGCCGTAGTGGTAATGGGTTTGATGGCGATGTTTGGTAAGTTGGAATGGGAGCGTGCATTTAAATTAATTTTAGGTATTGCAATCGTATTTGGTGCATCTGCTTTCATAAAACTGATCGCGGGTAGTAGCGCCACAATTTCTGGCATTTAA